A section of the Methanococcus vannielii SB genome encodes:
- a CDS encoding UbiD family decarboxylase, with amino-acid sequence MVKELINSIEKVVLENATKKYGISRILKENDGKPVFIKNVNGYRVIGNLCTRDVIAKSLGIEKEELMKHMVETLDNEKNGELIVDNNLNSTYVDDSLEKIHEYPIPTYYGKDAGPYLTSGVVIVKDKDEGVNASIHRILVRPDGTLTIRMVEQRHLHYIYNKNIEKGDVDCAIVIGVHPAVLLAASTSGDLTFNELKYASALMKKPLKLVKCKTVDLEVPEAEFIIEGKLTKEFVDEGPFVDITGTYDMIRKQPLIKITALRRKEEAVFHALLPGGNEHKILMGLPQEPRMYKGIRNTVPSLKNVALTEGGCCWLSAVVSIDKKTEGDGKNAILAALAAHPSLKHVTVVDHDINIYDQNDVEYAVSTRVQSDSDIVIISGAKGSSLDPSSDLKNKLTAKMGIDATMSLLKGKEEFIRAEVPKDDE; translated from the coding sequence ATGGTAAAAGAACTTATAAACTCGATTGAAAAAGTAGTTTTAGAAAACGCTACAAAAAAATACGGGATATCTAGAATTTTAAAAGAAAATGACGGTAAACCAGTATTTATAAAAAATGTAAACGGCTATCGGGTAATTGGAAATTTATGTACTAGAGATGTTATTGCAAAAAGTCTCGGCATTGAAAAGGAAGAACTAATGAAACATATGGTTGAAACGCTTGATAATGAAAAAAATGGCGAATTAATTGTAGATAATAATTTAAACTCCACTTATGTTGATGATTCCCTTGAAAAAATTCATGAATACCCAATTCCAACATACTACGGAAAAGATGCTGGGCCATACCTTACATCGGGAGTTGTAATTGTAAAGGATAAAGATGAAGGAGTAAATGCATCGATTCACAGGATTTTAGTTCGGCCTGATGGGACACTTACAATTAGAATGGTTGAACAAAGGCATTTACACTACATTTACAATAAAAATATTGAAAAAGGAGATGTTGATTGTGCAATTGTAATCGGGGTTCATCCTGCAGTTTTACTTGCAGCTTCAACGTCGGGGGACTTAACATTTAATGAATTAAAATACGCATCTGCGTTAATGAAAAAACCTTTAAAACTTGTGAAATGTAAAACTGTCGATTTAGAAGTTCCTGAAGCCGAATTTATTATTGAAGGAAAACTTACAAAAGAATTTGTTGATGAAGGGCCTTTTGTAGACATTACTGGAACTTACGACATGATTAGAAAACAGCCACTAATTAAAATAACCGCATTGAGAAGAAAAGAAGAAGCAGTATTTCATGCACTCCTTCCCGGAGGGAATGAGCATAAAATACTTATGGGCTTACCGCAAGAACCCCGTATGTATAAAGGAATTAGAAATACAGTTCCATCCCTTAAAAACGTTGCTTTAACTGAAGGGGGATGTTGTTGGCTAAGTGCGGTTGTTTCAATTGATAAAAAAACTGAAGGGGATGGCAAAAATGCAATACTTGCAGCACTTGCAGCACATCCTAGCTTAAAGCACGTCACGGTTGTTGACCATGATATTAACATATATGACCAGAATGATGTAGAATATGCAGTTTCAACAAGAGTTCAAAGCGATAGCGATATTGTAATAATAAGTGGTGCTAAAGGTTCATCGTTAGACCCTTCATCAGATTTAAAAAACAAATTAACTGCAAAAATGGGAATAGATGCTACAATGAGTTTATTAAAAGGAAAAGAGGAATTTATTAGGGCTGAAGTTCCAAAAGATGATGAATAA
- the rplJ gene encoding 50S ribosomal protein L16: MALRPARCYRDTTKRAYTRKEYVRAVPQPKVVHYVMGNTSADFPVEFHLVSKVDILVRHNALEASRIAGNKYILRECGRLGYKFHIRVYPHQILRENKMAAGAGADRISDGMRLSFGKAVGTAAKVAKGQTIISISVNPDKYKEAKEALRRCSMKLPAACKVVVVKGQDLIKD; this comes from the coding sequence ATGGCACTAAGACCAGCAAGATGTTACAGGGACACTACAAAAAGGGCATATACTAGAAAAGAATACGTAAGAGCAGTACCTCAACCAAAAGTTGTACACTACGTAATGGGAAACACGAGTGCTGATTTTCCTGTTGAATTCCACTTGGTTTCAAAAGTTGACATATTGGTAAGACACAATGCTTTAGAAGCTTCAAGGATTGCAGGAAACAAATATATTTTAAGGGAATGCGGTAGATTAGGATACAAATTCCACATTAGAGTTTATCCGCACCAAATACTGAGAGAAAATAAAATGGCTGCAGGAGCAGGGGCGGACAGGATTTCCGACGGAATGAGATTATCATTCGGTAAAGCAGTTGGAACCGCTGCAAAAGTTGCTAAAGGCCAAACAATAATTTCAATCAGTGTAAACCCTGACAAATACAAAGAAGCAAAAGAAGCATTAAGAAGATGTTCAATGAAGTTGCCTGCAGCATGCAAAGTTGTTGTGGTAAAGGGACAGGACTTAATTAAAGATTAA
- the engB gene encoding GTP-binding protein EngB, whose translation MQYENTNKEQSNLSDVAQDIQKFKKYIRTEKKGDERPKVVVMGRSNVGKSTFVKAVTGENVRVGKKPGVTLKITEYDMGTYLLVDLPGFGYMEGIEKKAQEKIKDQIIKYVEDNKSTIATSILILDAKALIEIIDRWDQKGEIPIDLEMADFLEELSLNPIFVINKMDKIKNSEWDAHLDRVSEKLGFLPPWRQWLDILVPAILRDNYGIDGIKHRINRHIQAFKKLKSQ comes from the coding sequence ATGCAATACGAAAACACGAACAAAGAACAGTCTAATTTAAGTGACGTAGCTCAAGATATTCAAAAATTTAAAAAATATATCCGAACCGAGAAAAAAGGGGATGAACGTCCAAAAGTAGTCGTTATGGGGCGTTCAAATGTTGGAAAATCGACATTTGTAAAGGCGGTAACGGGAGAAAACGTGCGAGTTGGAAAAAAACCTGGCGTTACCTTAAAAATTACCGAATATGATATGGGAACATACTTACTCGTGGATTTACCTGGATTTGGGTACATGGAAGGAATTGAGAAAAAAGCACAGGAAAAAATTAAAGACCAGATAATTAAGTATGTTGAAGATAATAAAAGCACGATTGCAACATCGATTTTGATTTTGGATGCAAAGGCACTAATTGAGATTATAGATAGATGGGATCAAAAAGGTGAAATTCCAATAGATTTGGAAATGGCAGATTTTTTAGAGGAACTTTCATTAAATCCAATATTTGTAATAAACAAAATGGATAAAATAAAAAATTCTGAATGGGATGCACATCTTGATAGGGTCTCAGAAAAACTTGGATTTTTACCACCTTGGAGGCAATGGCTTGATATTTTAGTCCCTGCAATATTAAGGGATAATTATGGAATCGATGGAATAAAACACCGGATAAATAGGCATATACAAGCCTTTAAAAAATTAAAAAGCCAATAA
- a CDS encoding glycoside hydrolase family 57 protein, whose amino-acid sequence MYLSLNFEVHQPNRLKKSVNYNSGDLWNRYIDVTLNREIFNKVADKCYIPSNRVILELIDDYDIEVSYSITGVFLEQALEFNEEVLELFKDLSKTGNVEFLGETYHHSLSSLFEDHEEFKEDAIEHKKIIKDIFGYKTTTFRNTELIFNNKIAETVKELGFRGIFTEGADRILGWRSPNYVYHSTSGLKVLLRNYNLSDDIGFRFSSRDWVEHPLTADKYSRWLSNTHGDCINLYMDYETFGEHQWKDTGIFEFLRYLPIELEKYENIEYATPSEILEINEPKGTLDVFDFSTVSWADSERDVSAWLGNKMQQSSFQKLSEIREYLGRYIKLFPKSEQKELIEYKIYKNMQTSDNFYYMCTKGFSDMDVHSYFSHFSSPFDAYASYLDAHYDFKNQLVLKMLSKYFK is encoded by the coding sequence GTGTATTTGTCTCTTAATTTTGAAGTTCACCAGCCAAACCGGCTTAAAAAATCGGTAAACTATAATTCAGGTGATTTGTGGAACCGCTACATTGACGTTACTCTAAATAGGGAAATTTTTAACAAAGTTGCTGATAAATGTTATATCCCTTCAAACAGGGTAATTCTTGAACTAATTGATGATTATGATATTGAAGTGTCATACAGCATAACAGGGGTTTTTTTAGAACAGGCACTTGAATTTAATGAAGAAGTTTTGGAACTTTTTAAGGATCTTTCAAAAACTGGGAACGTTGAATTTTTAGGGGAAACATATCACCATTCCCTTTCAAGCCTTTTTGAAGACCATGAAGAATTTAAAGAAGATGCAATTGAACATAAAAAGATAATAAAAGATATTTTTGGGTATAAGACAACTACCTTTAGAAATACTGAACTTATATTTAACAATAAAATTGCAGAAACTGTAAAAGAACTTGGATTTAGGGGTATATTTACTGAAGGTGCAGACCGAATTTTAGGTTGGAGGTCTCCAAATTACGTTTATCACTCAACTTCGGGATTAAAAGTTCTTTTAAGGAATTATAATTTAAGTGATGATATTGGTTTTAGGTTTTCATCAAGGGATTGGGTAGAACACCCATTAACCGCAGATAAATATTCAAGATGGCTTTCAAATACGCACGGGGACTGTATAAATCTTTACATGGATTATGAAACATTTGGAGAACACCAGTGGAAAGATACGGGAATTTTTGAATTTTTAAGGTACCTTCCAATAGAACTTGAAAAGTATGAAAATATTGAATATGCAACTCCTTCGGAAATTTTAGAAATTAACGAACCAAAAGGAACTTTAGATGTTTTTGACTTTTCTACAGTTTCATGGGCCGATTCTGAGCGAGATGTAAGTGCATGGCTTGGAAATAAAATGCAGCAGTCTTCATTTCAAAAATTAAGTGAAATAAGGGAATATCTTGGAAGGTACATCAAACTTTTTCCAAAATCTGAGCAAAAAGAATTAATAGAATATAAAATCTATAAGAATATGCAGACCAGTGATAATTTTTATTATATGTGTACAAAAGGCTTTAGTGACATGGATGTCCATTCTTATTTTAGCCATTTTTCTTCTCCATTTGATGCTTATGCATCATATCTGGATGCGCATTATGACTTTAAGAACCAATTGGTTTTAAAGATGCTTTCAAAATATTTTAAATAA
- a CDS encoding glycoside hydrolase family 15 protein, with product MVGIIGNGNVLAKVDDSGSIEYMFYPNIGYEKHVLDATFAIYNGGLKWAWNNDWIIKQNYVKETNILRTSYESKEYLLESRDYVPISHNMIIKQLSVTNKTEEIQNIKLFFYENIRMGEIPNENTVRFIKDRQLLVKYDGKYVFSVGSNKKISSYQCGVRSTDKSALTDMANGILKEYPKSKGLITDSALSWDLVLNPGQKQTISVFLMVEKYDGSYPKIIDTLDLTRVIIDNHEDFYELTHAYWKNILDTAVSRLSENELNRVSHYEELCKRSLLTILLLCSRNGGIMASPSLYPDYRHVWCRDGGYMAVALDLCGQHLVTEKYFEWCRKTQNQDGSWIQSYHVDGSPRLTAIQNDQIGTTLWALLVHYRKTENINSLKKNWGMVKKAANYLVNVLNNQSLSYDLWEEKYGLFTYTIGSIYGGLKSAVEISKIIEDNSSDVKNWIYSAEFLKKEMIKKIYSEEDNRFLKSVSPKDNTVDSSILGICFPFNLVDPDDPKMVNTASQIEGAFNYKIGGIGRYPEDVYFGGNPWIINTLWLHMYYEQLIRAFLKNNAIKREIVESYIQKSISLFEWTLKNNFSGLFPEQIHKDLKVPISAMPLGWSHAMFIIAVHGDLDILIP from the coding sequence ATGGTCGGAATTATTGGAAACGGAAACGTACTTGCAAAAGTAGATGATTCAGGTTCTATTGAGTACATGTTTTATCCAAATATTGGATATGAAAAACACGTGTTAGATGCAACGTTTGCAATATATAATGGTGGATTAAAATGGGCTTGGAATAACGATTGGATTATAAAGCAAAATTACGTAAAAGAAACAAATATCTTAAGAACTTCGTATGAATCCAAAGAATACCTTTTAGAGTCAAGAGATTACGTTCCAATATCTCACAACATGATTATAAAACAACTCTCAGTCACTAATAAAACCGAAGAAATCCAAAATATAAAACTATTTTTTTATGAAAATATCCGGATGGGTGAGATTCCAAATGAAAACACTGTCCGGTTTATAAAAGATAGGCAGTTATTAGTGAAATACGATGGAAAGTACGTATTTAGCGTTGGAAGTAATAAAAAAATTTCATCGTACCAATGTGGGGTTCGTTCAACTGATAAAAGTGCATTAACAGACATGGCAAATGGCATATTAAAAGAATACCCAAAATCAAAAGGATTAATAACAGATAGTGCATTATCTTGGGATTTAGTATTAAATCCCGGTCAAAAGCAGACAATTTCTGTTTTTTTAATGGTTGAAAAATACGATGGAAGCTATCCTAAAATTATAGACACATTGGATTTAACAAGAGTCATTATCGATAATCACGAGGACTTTTACGAACTTACTCATGCATATTGGAAGAATATTTTAGATACTGCCGTAAGTAGACTAAGTGAGAATGAATTAAATCGGGTTTCACACTATGAAGAATTATGTAAGCGCTCTCTTTTAACAATATTATTATTATGTAGTAGAAATGGCGGTATAATGGCGTCACCTTCCCTGTATCCGGATTACCGGCACGTATGGTGTAGGGATGGGGGTTACATGGCAGTTGCACTTGACTTATGCGGCCAGCATTTAGTTACGGAAAAATATTTTGAATGGTGTAGGAAAACCCAAAATCAAGATGGCTCATGGATACAAAGTTATCATGTTGATGGATCCCCGCGGCTTACTGCAATTCAAAACGACCAAATTGGAACTACATTATGGGCCCTACTGGTTCACTACCGAAAAACAGAAAATATTAACTCCCTTAAAAAAAACTGGGGGATGGTAAAAAAAGCTGCAAACTATCTAGTAAACGTATTAAACAATCAATCATTAAGTTACGATTTATGGGAGGAAAAATATGGCCTCTTTACTTACACAATTGGTTCAATTTACGGAGGGCTAAAGTCAGCAGTTGAAATTTCAAAAATTATCGAAGATAATTCTTCCGACGTTAAAAATTGGATTTATTCAGCTGAATTTTTGAAAAAAGAAATGATAAAAAAAATTTACTCTGAAGAAGATAACCGATTTTTAAAGTCTGTAAGTCCTAAAGATAATACAGTCGATTCAAGTATTCTTGGAATATGTTTCCCATTTAACCTTGTAGATCCTGATGATCCTAAAATGGTAAATACTGCAAGTCAAATTGAAGGTGCATTTAATTATAAAATTGGCGGAATTGGGCGATACCCTGAAGATGTCTATTTTGGCGGAAACCCTTGGATCATAAATACACTATGGCTGCACATGTACTATGAACAATTAATAAGGGCCTTTTTGAAAAATAATGCCATAAAACGTGAAATAGTTGAGTCTTACATTCAAAAAAGTATATCTTTATTTGAATGGACGTTAAAAAATAATTTCAGTGGTTTATTTCCCGAACAAATTCATAAGGATTTGAAAGTTCCAATTTCTGCAATGCCTTTAGGTTGGTCACATGCAATGTTTATAATTGCAGTTCATGGAGATCTTGATATTTTAATTCCATAA
- a CDS encoding glycosyltransferase family 4 protein has product MRISMITWEYPPIMVGGLSVHCKGLAEALVRAGHNVDIITVGYDLLEHENINGVNIYRVKPISHGNFLTWAMFMATALEKKLGNLGIQNYDVVHCHDWMTSFVGANVKSLSKVPYVQSVHSTEVGRCGGINSEDSRAINDSEWFSNYESNQIITVSHAIKNEICSAFNVPFEKVNVIYNGINPYEFNINANDYEKYDFRRHLGILDHEKMILYVGRLAYQKGVEYLIHGFQKLLYGHPDSKLVIAGDGNMQNYLEHISWKLGCRDRVIFLGFKNGDLLKKLYKYADVCVIPSIYEPFGIVALEAMASGTPVVSSDIGGLSEIISHEYNGVKVYPKNPDSIAWGIDKVLSDYGFKEWIVKNAKNDSYTKYSWDTIAKETVQVYKKAIDMMNR; this is encoded by the coding sequence ATGAGGATATCAATGATTACTTGGGAATATCCTCCAATAATGGTAGGAGGATTGTCTGTTCATTGTAAGGGGTTAGCTGAAGCACTTGTTAGGGCAGGGCATAATGTGGATATCATAACAGTTGGTTACGACCTTTTAGAGCATGAAAATATTAATGGAGTAAATATATATCGTGTAAAACCGATTTCACATGGTAATTTTTTAACGTGGGCAATGTTTATGGCAACGGCTCTTGAAAAAAAACTTGGAAATCTTGGAATTCAAAATTACGACGTTGTTCATTGTCATGACTGGATGACTTCTTTTGTTGGTGCAAATGTAAAAAGTCTTTCGAAAGTTCCTTATGTTCAATCAGTACACAGTACTGAGGTTGGCCGGTGTGGAGGTATTAATTCAGAGGATTCTCGGGCAATAAATGATTCAGAGTGGTTTTCAAACTACGAATCAAATCAGATAATTACAGTAAGTCATGCTATAAAAAATGAAATATGTTCAGCATTTAACGTACCATTTGAAAAGGTTAATGTAATTTATAACGGCATAAATCCTTATGAATTTAATATTAATGCAAATGATTATGAAAAATATGACTTTAGAAGACATCTTGGGATTTTAGACCATGAAAAAATGATTCTTTATGTGGGTAGGCTCGCATATCAAAAAGGAGTTGAATACTTAATACATGGCTTTCAAAAACTTCTTTATGGGCATCCTGATTCCAAGCTTGTTATTGCAGGTGATGGAAATATGCAAAATTATTTAGAACATATTTCGTGGAAACTGGGATGTAGGGATAGGGTTATTTTTTTAGGATTTAAAAATGGAGATTTATTAAAAAAACTTTATAAATATGCTGATGTATGCGTAATTCCTTCCATATACGAACCTTTTGGAATTGTTGCACTCGAAGCAATGGCTTCCGGAACACCGGTAGTTTCAAGCGATATAGGGGGACTTAGTGAAATTATAAGCCATGAATATAATGGCGTTAAGGTTTATCCAAAAAATCCTGATTCAATTGCATGGGGTATTGATAAGGTGCTTTCAGATTATGGGTTTAAAGAATGGATTGTTAAAAATGCAAAAAATGACTCATACACTAAATATAGTTGGGATACTATTGCAAAAGAAACAGTCCAAGTTTATAAAAAAGCAATAGATATGATGAATCGATAA
- a CDS encoding glycogen synthase, translating into MKIAILTPTIAPITSIGGLGDILEDLPKVLKSAGNEVFVLTFDHQGKISKLPNEKIMELYSKYQGTEFIFDVIKAKHPLSKTEIIAFSNPEINFLDTWDPVKYEIFADLVVSYLSEIPNIECVSGHDWPCGLAIAKCHEKLNLPTTITIHNEAFKGPVKEYKGSILSFLELGIYYSDAFNTVSPNHAEEIRNLDFLRNQCKVKPFHGIINGIDSENYNPETIIKRTTYLSSNNLNPVNYGYLENYKISDASKIKPKIKESWFCKLNNLKRYINDWNDMDKSKLSGTDVEVYGGLKGNIKTPLLGFVGRATHQKGFDLIFETVPEIVEENDIMFVMLSKGERIIEEKMKEFAESYPKKVMALTGHCPPLVPILYAGCDWTTVPSLWEPCGLTQMESMAYGTPVIARNTGGLSDSVISLHPNPHENPNFDMATGVLFNDYDKTGFKWGIEHGIYWTFYNLDEACIFINYKHVSCPESPYEENSPLSIMMKNCYNHVQKNLSWQNNDSAERYRALFGGAIYKHYF; encoded by the coding sequence ATGAAAATAGCAATATTAACACCAACAATTGCGCCCATAACTTCGATAGGAGGTTTAGGCGACATTTTAGAGGACTTGCCTAAAGTTTTAAAGTCGGCAGGTAATGAAGTTTTTGTTTTAACATTCGACCATCAGGGTAAAATTTCAAAACTACCTAATGAAAAAATAATGGAACTTTACTCAAAATATCAAGGTACCGAGTTTATTTTTGATGTAATAAAAGCTAAACATCCTCTTTCAAAAACAGAAATTATTGCATTTAGTAATCCGGAAATAAATTTCCTTGATACATGGGATCCTGTAAAATATGAAATTTTTGCAGACCTTGTTGTATCATATCTATCTGAAATTCCCAACATAGAATGCGTTTCAGGCCATGACTGGCCATGCGGACTTGCAATTGCAAAATGTCATGAAAAATTAAATCTTCCAACAACAATAACTATACATAACGAAGCATTCAAAGGGCCTGTAAAAGAGTATAAGGGAAGTATTTTATCTTTTTTAGAACTTGGAATTTATTATAGTGATGCATTCAATACGGTTAGCCCAAATCATGCTGAAGAAATAAGAAATTTGGACTTTTTAAGGAATCAGTGCAAAGTAAAACCTTTTCACGGCATAATAAACGGCATAGATTCTGAAAATTATAATCCTGAAACCATAATTAAAAGAACTACTTATTTAAGCAGTAATAATTTAAATCCAGTAAATTACGGTTATTTAGAAAATTACAAAATTTCTGATGCTTCAAAGATAAAACCAAAAATTAAAGAGTCCTGGTTTTGCAAATTAAATAATTTAAAAAGATATATTAACGATTGGAACGATATGGATAAAAGTAAGCTATCCGGTACGGATGTTGAAGTTTATGGGGGCTTAAAAGGAAATATTAAAACGCCTCTTTTAGGATTTGTAGGCAGGGCCACACACCAGAAAGGATTTGACCTAATATTTGAAACCGTTCCAGAAATAGTTGAAGAAAATGACATCATGTTTGTCATGCTTTCAAAGGGAGAACGAATTATTGAAGAAAAAATGAAAGAATTTGCTGAAAGCTATCCAAAAAAAGTAATGGCTTTAACTGGGCACTGCCCCCCACTAGTTCCAATATTATATGCCGGTTGTGATTGGACAACTGTCCCTTCCCTTTGGGAACCGTGTGGATTGACACAGATGGAGTCTATGGCATATGGAACACCCGTAATTGCAAGAAATACAGGTGGATTATCGGATTCCGTAATTTCTTTACATCCTAATCCCCATGAAAACCCAAATTTTGATATGGCAACGGGCGTTTTATTTAACGACTACGATAAAACCGGATTTAAATGGGGAATTGAACATGGGATATACTGGACATTCTATAATTTAGATGAAGCGTGTATATTTATAAATTATAAACATGTTTCATGCCCTGAAAGTCCATATGAAGAAAATAGTCCGCTTTCAATAATGATGAAAAACTGTTACAACCACGTACAAAAAAATTTAAGTTGGCAAAATAACGATAGTGCTGAAAGGTATCGTGCACTTTTTGGAGGGGCAATCTACAAACATTATTTTTAA
- the pgi gene encoding glucose-6-phosphate isomerase, whose amino-acid sequence MNGEFLFNYSNSMNTEIGDFGISISDIDNELEKATSCIQNLRDKEENGELGFLDVLKDNLDNYEELKEYSKNFENLLIIGIGGSNLGLRASESAILGSLTSRYDKPKIHYMDNSDPEKTNYILKKLDLENTLVFVISKSGNTIETLANFFVVRNLMKKKNFNWTKNIVSITHDGELKKLTEKEKYIHFDVPKNVGGRFSVLSSVGLAPMACAQINIKKLTDGAKLMEKSCKLENIFKNPALMNSFIHYMMYNRGKKVSVMMPYIERLRSFGMWYGQLWAESLGKNGFGQTPVTAVGATSQHSQLQLYVDGPKDKIVTFLSVKKFKCDLEIEYEYESAFKGYKMSEIINSELVGTENSLKFHNVPTVKIVLDELNEITLGKLFLMYEMQTAISGEIYGINAFDQPAVEHGKKIAHEFLTKNRSRGMSNELHSKNHVILSK is encoded by the coding sequence ATGAACGGGGAATTTTTATTTAATTACAGTAATTCAATGAATACCGAAATAGGCGATTTTGGAATATCAATTTCAGATATTGATAATGAACTTGAAAAAGCTACATCGTGTATTCAAAACCTACGTGATAAGGAAGAAAATGGGGAACTTGGTTTTTTAGATGTTTTAAAGGATAATTTGGATAATTATGAAGAGTTAAAAGAGTATTCAAAAAATTTTGAAAATCTTTTAATAATTGGAATAGGGGGTTCAAATCTTGGTTTAAGAGCTTCAGAATCTGCAATACTTGGAAGTCTTACTTCAAGGTACGATAAACCGAAAATTCACTACATGGATAACTCGGATCCTGAAAAAACAAATTATATATTGAAAAAACTAGATTTGGAAAATACTCTTGTCTTTGTAATAAGTAAATCTGGAAATACAATTGAAACGCTTGCTAATTTCTTTGTAGTTAGAAATCTAATGAAAAAGAAAAATTTTAACTGGACTAAAAATATTGTGTCAATTACCCATGACGGGGAACTTAAAAAATTAACTGAAAAAGAAAAATATATTCATTTTGACGTTCCAAAAAATGTTGGAGGTAGATTTTCAGTTTTATCATCAGTTGGGCTTGCCCCAATGGCTTGTGCCCAAATTAACATTAAAAAATTAACTGACGGCGCAAAATTAATGGAAAAATCCTGTAAACTAGAAAATATTTTTAAAAATCCTGCACTTATGAATTCATTTATACATTACATGATGTATAACCGTGGAAAGAAGGTTTCCGTGATGATGCCATATATTGAAAGGCTTAGAAGCTTTGGAATGTGGTACGGACAACTTTGGGCAGAAAGTCTTGGGAAAAACGGTTTTGGACAGACGCCTGTAACTGCAGTTGGTGCAACTAGCCAGCACTCTCAACTCCAACTCTACGTTGATGGTCCAAAGGATAAAATAGTAACTTTTTTAAGCGTTAAAAAGTTTAAATGCGACCTTGAAATTGAATACGAATACGAAAGTGCATTTAAGGGGTATAAAATGTCAGAAATAATTAATTCCGAACTTGTAGGCACTGAAAATTCACTTAAATTTCACAATGTTCCAACTGTAAAAATAGTACTTGATGAATTAAACGAAATAACACTTGGAAAGCTTTTTTTAATGTATGAAATGCAGACTGCAATTTCAGGAGAAATATACGGAATAAATGCATTTGATCAGCCCGCAGTAGAACACGGTAAAAAAATAGCACATGAATTTTTAACTAAAAACCGTTCTAGGGGAATGTCAAATGAATTACATTCTAAAAACCACGTAATACTTTCAAAATAA